From a region of the Corallococcus coralloides DSM 2259 genome:
- a CDS encoding fibronectin type III domain-containing protein yields the protein MPPPSLVRSLVLGVLILGSAGCSGGSTSSGDGGVVAEADAGTDAGADAGASACAPRRALPAAPTQLVAASVSPFEVSLTWAPSTTASVKRYRVLLGAGQVGQVERPAFAHRPVVPGETYTYTVTALTDEGGESLPSNPVTVTIPDPPPDALSGLAPGHWYAFPDSNLRAAALSPEMHPWLGWGEGISGIMNDWSSGALDTQRDRLYITGGGHNGYYGNEIYGFDLRTGAWVRLTDPDPVSPGAECPDRALGVNCAIHTYDGLEYLPPPFDRFLAIGWDGWPQTALNLDTRRWENHPELPQLGTRTGANSAYDPNTRVLWYHSGAEAVSVWDPATGRWTIRGEADQLGYYKNAVVDPRRKLYIEVGQGSTDTWTIDALGKFVPKRTRLATTGAREIEAVGNPGVDYDPVTDQLVAWNGGGDIYTLNLDTRVWTKRAALGTVVPGPANMNGTFGRFRYVPSLNVFVVVNTVDTHVFVYRLDPRPARLLRRIDVTAPDAKVEANSTGKLGVTAVFQDGTSVVPTSGITFSSLDPEVATLDEDGTFRAINPGRARLQASYTDPLTRRGLVGARVIEVVPMTGDVVLDALTIQPSSTLTVARGGTAGLTAVGSYHRGADLFTRDVTCEAIWSSDGASIATVADGTVRGVSEGTTTLHAKVGTVDAQATLEVIPRATQELIALNFQPPGPPMVTGWAVADDSAFNATRGWGWQDAVGLQARGDRKGTQDARLASFVLTMQTGARFRLQVPDGRYHVAASVGDNTFGVGLASVELAGSGIVYGVGTGNTAGASIVEATGGKGLVFDVVGPINWLAVMRVNGMDFNEVLAAAKTW from the coding sequence ATGCCCCCTCCCTCGCTCGTTCGAAGCCTTGTCCTCGGTGTGTTGATTCTGGGCTCAGCCGGCTGTTCCGGCGGTTCCACTTCGTCGGGTGACGGCGGAGTTGTCGCGGAAGCGGATGCGGGAACCGACGCAGGTGCCGACGCCGGTGCCAGCGCCTGCGCTCCGAGGCGCGCGCTGCCCGCCGCGCCCACGCAACTCGTCGCGGCGAGCGTCTCCCCCTTCGAAGTCTCCCTGACGTGGGCGCCGTCGACGACCGCCTCGGTCAAGCGCTACCGCGTGTTGCTGGGGGCGGGGCAGGTCGGACAGGTCGAGCGGCCGGCCTTCGCCCACCGCCCGGTCGTCCCGGGCGAGACGTACACGTACACCGTCACGGCGCTCACCGACGAAGGGGGAGAGAGTCTTCCCTCCAATCCGGTGACGGTGACGATTCCGGACCCACCCCCCGATGCGCTCTCCGGGTTGGCGCCGGGGCACTGGTACGCGTTCCCGGATTCGAACCTGCGGGCCGCGGCCCTCTCCCCCGAGATGCATCCGTGGCTCGGCTGGGGCGAGGGCATCAGCGGAATCATGAACGACTGGTCGAGTGGTGCCCTCGACACCCAACGCGACCGGCTCTACATCACCGGCGGCGGGCACAACGGTTACTACGGCAACGAAATCTACGGCTTCGATCTGCGGACGGGCGCGTGGGTCCGCCTGACCGACCCGGATCCGGTGAGCCCCGGAGCGGAGTGTCCCGACCGGGCGCTGGGCGTCAATTGCGCCATCCACACCTACGATGGGCTCGAATACCTGCCTCCGCCCTTCGACCGGTTCCTCGCGATCGGTTGGGATGGCTGGCCTCAGACAGCGCTCAACCTCGACACCCGGCGCTGGGAGAATCACCCCGAGCTGCCACAGCTCGGGACGCGCACCGGCGCCAATTCCGCCTACGACCCCAACACCCGCGTCCTCTGGTACCACTCCGGCGCGGAGGCGGTGTCGGTCTGGGATCCCGCCACCGGCAGGTGGACCATCCGCGGCGAGGCGGATCAACTCGGCTATTACAAGAACGCGGTCGTCGATCCCCGGCGCAAGCTGTACATTGAGGTCGGTCAGGGCTCCACCGACACCTGGACCATCGACGCGCTGGGGAAGTTCGTTCCGAAGCGCACGCGGCTGGCGACCACGGGCGCGCGGGAGATTGAAGCGGTGGGAAATCCCGGCGTCGACTACGACCCGGTGACCGATCAGCTCGTGGCATGGAACGGGGGCGGGGACATCTACACGCTGAACCTCGACACCCGCGTCTGGACGAAGCGTGCGGCGCTGGGCACGGTGGTGCCCGGACCGGCCAACATGAACGGGACGTTCGGGCGGTTCCGCTACGTGCCGAGCCTGAATGTCTTCGTGGTGGTCAATACCGTCGACACCCATGTCTTCGTCTACCGGCTCGATCCGCGACCTGCTCGCCTGTTGCGGCGCATCGACGTGACGGCGCCTGACGCGAAGGTCGAGGCGAACTCGACCGGCAAGCTGGGGGTGACGGCGGTGTTCCAGGACGGAACCTCGGTCGTCCCCACCTCGGGAATCACGTTCAGCTCGCTCGACCCGGAGGTGGCGACCCTGGATGAGGACGGCACCTTCCGGGCAATCAACCCGGGCCGGGCCCGGCTGCAGGCCAGCTACACCGACCCCCTCACCCGGCGCGGGCTGGTGGGCGCCCGGGTCATCGAAGTGGTGCCGATGACGGGCGACGTCGTGCTCGATGCGTTGACGATCCAGCCATCGTCGACGCTCACGGTGGCTCGCGGCGGGACGGCGGGCCTCACGGCCGTCGGCTCCTACCACCGCGGCGCCGACCTCTTCACCCGCGACGTCACCTGCGAGGCCATCTGGAGCTCCGACGGCGCGTCGATCGCCACGGTGGCCGACGGCACGGTCAGGGGCGTGTCGGAGGGAACGACGACGCTCCACGCGAAGGTCGGGACGGTGGATGCCCAGGCGACCCTCGAGGTCATCCCGCGAGCGACCCAGGAGTTGATCGCGCTGAACTTCCAGCCTCCTGGACCGCCGATGGTGACGGGCTGGGCGGTGGCCGACGACTCCGCCTTCAACGCGACCCGCGGTTGGGGCTGGCAGGACGCCGTCGGTCTCCAGGCTCGAGGCGACCGCAAGGGCACCCAGGATGCGCGCCTCGCCAGCTTCGTGCTGACGATGCAGACCGGAGCAAGGTTCCGGCTCCAGGTTCCCGATGGCCGGTACCACGTGGCGGCGTCCGTGGGAGACAACACCTTCGGCGTGGGTCTCGCGAGCGTGGAGCTCGCGGGCTCGGGCATCGTCTACGGCGTCGGCACGGGTAACACAGCGGGGGCCAGCATCGTCGAAGCCACTGGCGGCAAGGGCCTCGTCTTCGACGTCGTGGGGCCCATCAACTGGCTCGCGGTGATGCGGGTCAACGGCATGGACTTCAACGAGGTGCTCGCCGCGGCGAAGACCTGGTAG
- a CDS encoding RHS repeat-associated core domain-containing protein, with protein sequence MPSSRAPNQAPPQRPAQFASTDVGSLRQSINLFRGSVSYQRPLVQLPGKLGDDTLAVELGLSYDSSIHLAATRWNLDAPTGVVGLGWMLPRERIVAESDGALSLAARRFILESGGARNRLVPTTRPWVRALLDAALSSRLGGPLVSQDLITAFAAAGLLLSSQATVSGQGPWDVEDPLHEQSFVLSEQSGADGSPVLAVAAGGLGFEPQDFSFWRVRYYPTYERWVAVDDSGTQRVFGGGVSVTSQGFATSTGHGIEWGVRFGGERGGWVGSSTRREGQAQYAHAWNLVARVDRYGDRVTYAYNTFERGADGLLPSVEQRVGPDGLPYTKACYLSRITGVGGRSVALDYAPKWYTATVHEYQDPHKVLAPAADGVPPENLTTPNAFQDRYETLYLDRLRILDDAGRELYRVTLDYARPQAVPGTPAESSADLCKRFLTGITEQDPAGRSLPGYVFAYALEEGADHPGALTRVTYPEGATGTFAYDGAIPLDICERDLTVTPPAGFGATGNTPFVWLGPDYAVTCWLDAQRKRLSLQVHTWTGRWQRSTPSEGLVYEGEKALDASTLAGATSTDFFGLTFRVGNEVRVLPFRRSTLRTWEWAPYANEDGTSWLSFPKATGARLAAGERFLLATVSGFDGTGDNLYRLTWDWQQRAWNGGDAPAVRGRTMQVLARGERYLLWQHLNGKGTVSLAWLDGDHRWNDGGTLDVELGPRQTEMFWADGPSMVAWCEATDSSATGRYALRVRRWDADYQFQAGQGVDAENLRLSSVTQVPRPSWPPVPSVSGNELVGTDRYLWRFDGVGWNTSEALTDQGRGRPGWLAYAYGRDVVLQVLNVADGVTTRLLAYDADSGTFARAPRTLPALPPGEDFGYPAATGEDFIVASNTVWYRGSAPGWKGPESEQPVYEGAPEGTDFFSVVDAAPDFAGWRLPPGQGTARIALALLENGRAKATSTIAGQTFVSPLSPEGLVSPPRAGKSPAGPATLVTYPQTAPDFDRAPSLTLHRFVGGDIQGALVDYPVRSLTIDTGLGEPLRSVWSFDRVSAACDPSGEIIKYYRSTAWDGCDDPSAARGGRTVTTYDNGATDEGLSMLDGQPLQTLTFEGAALFAAPTSAALGLTPDVPPGTPVPDALRALFPAEAALSAQAVYEARRVDGRYLYWSVEDPTAQSRYTVDSDEDPKSPTAVRGYTGRLVASETNTWEVFTSRAGFSSLQDAAQGTWSEVMLHGAYVRPASIRSMQDGLALETRYGYLGGLPAPLTGGTTSESFDTRDVHGVTWTSEMATTFAAAVPAWRALAWENVLTPVAQMRTRVWPKDGAEAVSACAATTYGPFETAGGCTVLDVSARYDWGGPTASDGARFPFGADTVPPEWFMRTRILTRDARGIATLSKDASGVAHSTRVDATGQLPLLMVTNADLAAQEADACGFESQEPLTAWTFTGGAAVTSERAHTGVRCAWLPGGDASVERAPLTPAGNARTYVAGCWYARPRDAAAGASPVLVITVTAGSTVVGEPLRIALDDTSGRWTWVQAAIALGEHHARLASDSPLSVRLRVEAGGGELWVDDVGFYPREANVMAQAFEPGSHKLTANVGPGGLTSRAVYGPTRRMVGQVRANGALKGVQLEFSSRQRNAAFNPGDPNAQWVVQATRDGSLQTFRDGEAWRDAWAPSAEGAWRADSGLLLHEGTTDASLTATAPETEAWALYVEPTAVDGGPVRLSPGFGFTVGTAAKLSWDGGGWCLDVGGQGVSPVGPGTSSPASLLLVVTGGRLLFWTDGGLVFSVAAGVRGGAALTSGTGELGLRNLAWMEGPVIQARLQDSTGADRQLQALGGDTYLVNQLIEDALGRTIVKTKSVPGDFGSGAALAPLLYRTGLVDLPAFQASLAGNGVMAGDATDYWNGEAGRSADGGYPYSRRLLEASPLGRTVEVGLPGAAWAIVDPYTTPADSRPTSKVRYAPDAAVLPGLDLPATDFRVTTFTSPVGERRLKVRDAKDAALAVLVPLPDDSTYVSAMDLGMQPTGTRTRVILPDGWRNGTDAAIVRDYDCLGRLLRESTPDAGETRYVHDRGGRARFAQTAADAAEGRISWTTYDAMSRMTARGHVTAEWNEPQLLERAELPGWPLTDPGAGAVTTGVWRYDGDGWDALALGQLVGSRSQDTGAPATVDSTYRWTALGQPEARTLRVTWDDGEEATPLEVTFGYDNTNALVRLGLPRELFPQPGPLRYGRDVQGNVTSIQDEAGTELASFGWDSMARVRAGRSGPVSWEMAYDSPGHLLQSAASAGTIATQAYTFTPDSNVRGTSAVLGTHREQLAYGYDGLGRITTSETVEGTDAPERFQYAEDLNGNIHELSGARLSYVPGRNQLDTVAWPDGSETAFTWRADGTVSSRRTRGTGPVDLDFTYAPGMALPRGIQIRPGASDASTVEYAYDADGVRVATRVRGPGGEEREVRFPGENQPLFVTGGKSGTVLYVPGPTGCPLVYRDGVRYHASSDRLRSTRALFDAEGTLVEGFGYTAFGAARESTGAAPWMRLRFSGAEYDTETGLYNLNARLMDPVLGRFYAPDPADEFPSPYTYAGNHPTTRVDRTGAISDGVRTMVVVFSGAVSAAGTVAGLVLDVTTMGRTAGLSALASMVSAAGWSGMTYALTADDFSWGEFTGTVIVGGVSGFIRGGISGGIQGRARAGREEKVRGFPQQAAKLAEDAAMPDASRATKAKKWMSEATYWDQLQKKLNPAEDAWQQFMVALPHSALGNTIGYTVAGLVSIPLTNLVTLVVYGENEFGAGWKDALNVILDGAWGLTVGVGGTSFGYAANRYQLKERVTRKLESAARGIQGGLTGPSVMGSSGSRDFGPSGQLIVGMFGVS encoded by the coding sequence ATGCCCTCCTCGCGCGCCCCCAACCAGGCCCCCCCGCAGCGTCCTGCCCAGTTCGCGTCAACCGACGTCGGCTCCCTCCGGCAGAGCATCAATCTCTTCCGCGGCTCGGTGAGCTACCAGCGCCCACTGGTCCAGCTCCCGGGGAAGCTCGGAGACGACACGCTCGCGGTGGAGCTGGGCCTCTCCTATGACAGCTCCATCCACCTCGCCGCGACGCGCTGGAACCTCGACGCGCCCACGGGCGTGGTCGGCCTGGGATGGATGCTTCCTCGCGAGCGGATCGTCGCGGAGTCCGACGGCGCCCTGTCGCTCGCCGCGCGGCGCTTCATCCTGGAGTCCGGAGGCGCTCGCAACCGGCTGGTGCCCACCACCCGCCCGTGGGTCCGCGCGCTGCTGGACGCGGCGCTGAGCTCGCGGCTCGGCGGGCCCCTCGTCTCGCAGGATCTCATCACCGCCTTCGCCGCGGCCGGTCTGCTGCTGTCCTCCCAGGCCACCGTGAGCGGGCAGGGCCCGTGGGACGTGGAGGATCCCCTCCACGAGCAGTCCTTCGTCCTGTCCGAGCAGTCCGGCGCGGACGGTAGCCCGGTGCTCGCGGTGGCGGCGGGCGGGCTCGGCTTCGAGCCGCAGGACTTCAGCTTCTGGCGCGTGCGCTACTACCCGACCTACGAGCGCTGGGTGGCGGTGGATGACTCGGGCACGCAGCGGGTCTTCGGCGGTGGCGTCTCCGTCACCTCCCAGGGCTTCGCCACCAGCACCGGCCACGGCATCGAGTGGGGCGTGCGCTTCGGCGGCGAGCGGGGCGGCTGGGTGGGCAGCTCGACGCGCAGGGAAGGCCAGGCGCAGTACGCGCACGCGTGGAACCTGGTCGCGCGCGTGGACCGCTACGGCGACCGCGTCACCTACGCGTACAACACCTTCGAGCGCGGCGCGGACGGGCTGCTGCCCAGCGTCGAGCAGCGCGTGGGCCCCGACGGACTGCCGTACACCAAGGCCTGCTACCTCTCGCGCATCACCGGCGTGGGCGGCCGGAGCGTGGCGCTGGACTACGCGCCCAAGTGGTACACGGCCACCGTCCACGAGTACCAGGATCCGCACAAGGTGCTCGCGCCCGCCGCGGACGGCGTGCCGCCGGAGAACCTCACCACCCCCAACGCCTTCCAGGACCGCTACGAGACGCTGTACCTGGACCGGCTGCGCATCCTGGATGACGCAGGCCGCGAGCTGTACCGCGTGACGCTCGACTACGCGCGGCCCCAGGCCGTGCCCGGCACCCCCGCCGAGTCATCCGCCGACCTCTGCAAGCGCTTCCTCACGGGCATCACCGAGCAGGATCCGGCCGGGCGCAGCCTGCCCGGCTACGTGTTCGCCTATGCGCTGGAGGAGGGCGCGGACCACCCGGGCGCGCTCACGCGCGTCACCTATCCCGAGGGCGCCACCGGCACCTTCGCGTACGACGGCGCCATCCCGCTGGACATCTGCGAGCGGGACCTGACCGTCACGCCGCCCGCGGGCTTCGGCGCCACCGGCAACACGCCCTTCGTCTGGCTGGGGCCGGACTACGCCGTCACCTGCTGGCTGGATGCCCAGCGCAAGCGGCTGAGCCTCCAGGTCCACACGTGGACGGGACGCTGGCAGCGCTCCACCCCCAGCGAGGGGCTCGTCTACGAGGGCGAGAAGGCGCTGGACGCGAGCACGCTCGCGGGCGCCACCTCCACGGACTTCTTCGGGCTGACCTTCCGCGTCGGCAACGAGGTGCGCGTGCTCCCATTCCGGCGCAGCACCCTGCGCACGTGGGAGTGGGCGCCGTACGCGAATGAGGACGGCACCTCGTGGCTCTCCTTCCCGAAGGCCACGGGCGCCCGGCTCGCCGCCGGAGAGCGCTTCCTCCTGGCCACCGTCTCCGGCTTCGACGGCACCGGGGACAACCTCTACCGGCTCACCTGGGACTGGCAGCAGCGCGCGTGGAATGGCGGGGATGCGCCCGCGGTGCGGGGACGCACGATGCAGGTGCTCGCTCGCGGCGAGCGCTACCTGCTGTGGCAGCACCTCAACGGAAAGGGGACGGTGTCGCTGGCGTGGCTGGACGGCGACCACCGGTGGAACGACGGCGGTACCCTGGACGTGGAATTGGGGCCCCGGCAGACGGAGATGTTCTGGGCGGACGGCCCGTCCATGGTGGCGTGGTGCGAGGCCACGGACTCCAGCGCCACCGGCCGCTACGCCCTGCGCGTGCGCCGTTGGGACGCGGACTACCAGTTCCAGGCAGGGCAGGGCGTGGACGCGGAGAACCTGCGCCTGTCCTCCGTCACGCAGGTGCCCAGGCCCTCATGGCCGCCGGTGCCGTCCGTGTCCGGCAACGAGCTGGTGGGCACCGACCGGTACCTGTGGCGCTTCGATGGCGTGGGCTGGAACACCTCCGAGGCGCTGACCGACCAGGGGCGTGGCCGGCCGGGCTGGCTGGCCTACGCGTACGGGCGCGACGTGGTGTTGCAGGTGCTCAACGTCGCGGATGGCGTCACCACGCGGCTGCTCGCCTACGACGCTGACAGCGGCACCTTCGCGCGCGCGCCGAGGACGCTGCCGGCCCTGCCGCCGGGAGAGGACTTCGGCTACCCCGCGGCCACCGGCGAGGACTTCATCGTCGCCTCCAACACCGTCTGGTACCGAGGCTCCGCGCCCGGTTGGAAGGGGCCGGAGAGCGAGCAGCCCGTCTACGAGGGCGCTCCGGAAGGCACGGACTTCTTCAGCGTCGTCGACGCGGCTCCGGACTTCGCGGGGTGGCGGCTGCCTCCGGGGCAGGGCACCGCGCGCATCGCCCTGGCGCTGCTGGAGAACGGCCGCGCGAAGGCCACCTCCACCATCGCGGGCCAGACGTTCGTCAGCCCCCTGTCGCCCGAGGGGCTGGTGTCTCCGCCTCGCGCCGGCAAGAGCCCCGCGGGCCCCGCCACCCTCGTCACCTACCCGCAGACGGCGCCCGACTTCGATCGCGCGCCGAGCCTCACCCTGCACCGCTTCGTGGGCGGCGACATCCAGGGCGCGCTGGTGGACTACCCGGTGCGCTCGCTGACCATCGACACCGGCCTGGGCGAGCCGCTGCGCTCCGTGTGGAGCTTCGACCGGGTGAGCGCCGCGTGCGACCCGTCCGGCGAGATCATCAAGTACTACCGCTCCACGGCCTGGGATGGCTGTGACGATCCGTCCGCCGCGCGGGGCGGGCGGACCGTGACGACCTACGACAACGGGGCCACGGACGAGGGGCTGAGCATGCTGGACGGCCAGCCCCTCCAGACGCTCACCTTCGAGGGCGCCGCGCTGTTCGCTGCGCCCACTTCCGCCGCCCTGGGCCTCACGCCCGACGTACCGCCGGGCACGCCCGTGCCGGACGCCCTGCGCGCGCTGTTCCCGGCCGAAGCGGCGCTGTCCGCGCAGGCCGTCTACGAGGCCCGCCGCGTCGACGGACGCTACCTGTACTGGTCCGTCGAGGACCCCACCGCCCAGAGCCGCTACACGGTGGACAGCGACGAGGATCCGAAGTCCCCCACGGCGGTGCGCGGCTACACCGGCCGCCTGGTCGCCAGCGAGACGAACACCTGGGAGGTCTTCACGTCGCGTGCCGGCTTCTCGTCGCTCCAGGACGCGGCCCAGGGAACGTGGAGCGAGGTGATGCTGCATGGCGCCTACGTGCGGCCGGCGAGCATCCGCTCCATGCAGGACGGCCTCGCGCTGGAGACGCGCTATGGCTACCTGGGAGGGCTCCCCGCGCCGCTGACGGGGGGCACCACCTCCGAGTCGTTCGACACACGCGACGTCCACGGCGTGACGTGGACGTCGGAGATGGCCACCACCTTCGCCGCCGCCGTGCCCGCCTGGCGCGCCCTGGCATGGGAGAACGTGCTGACCCCCGTCGCGCAGATGCGCACCCGGGTGTGGCCGAAGGACGGCGCGGAGGCCGTGTCCGCGTGCGCCGCCACCACCTACGGCCCCTTCGAGACGGCCGGAGGTTGCACGGTGCTCGACGTGTCCGCCCGCTACGACTGGGGCGGCCCGACGGCTTCGGACGGCGCCCGCTTCCCGTTCGGCGCGGACACCGTCCCTCCGGAATGGTTCATGCGCACGCGCATCCTGACGCGCGACGCCCGGGGCATCGCCACGCTGTCGAAGGACGCATCGGGCGTGGCGCACTCCACGCGGGTGGATGCCACCGGGCAGCTGCCGCTGCTGATGGTGACGAACGCGGACCTGGCCGCGCAGGAGGCCGACGCCTGCGGCTTCGAGTCGCAGGAGCCGCTCACCGCGTGGACCTTCACCGGAGGCGCCGCCGTCACCTCGGAGCGCGCCCACACCGGCGTCCGCTGCGCGTGGCTGCCAGGAGGTGACGCCTCCGTGGAGCGCGCCCCACTGACGCCCGCCGGCAACGCGCGCACCTACGTCGCTGGCTGCTGGTACGCGCGTCCCCGCGACGCCGCGGCCGGTGCGTCCCCCGTGCTGGTCATCACCGTCACCGCGGGAAGCACGGTGGTGGGTGAGCCCCTCCGGATCGCGCTGGACGACACCTCCGGGCGCTGGACCTGGGTGCAGGCGGCCATCGCGCTGGGCGAGCACCACGCGCGCCTCGCGTCTGACAGCCCGCTCTCCGTCCGGCTGCGCGTCGAGGCGGGCGGCGGCGAGCTGTGGGTGGACGACGTGGGCTTCTACCCGCGCGAGGCCAACGTCATGGCGCAGGCCTTCGAGCCGGGGTCGCACAAGCTGACGGCCAACGTGGGCCCCGGAGGCCTGACGTCCCGGGCGGTCTATGGCCCCACGCGGCGCATGGTGGGCCAGGTGCGCGCCAATGGGGCGCTGAAGGGCGTGCAGCTGGAGTTCAGCTCCCGCCAGCGCAACGCCGCCTTCAATCCGGGGGACCCGAACGCCCAGTGGGTCGTCCAGGCCACGCGCGACGGCAGCCTGCAGACGTTCCGCGACGGCGAGGCGTGGCGTGATGCATGGGCGCCCTCGGCGGAGGGAGCCTGGCGCGCGGACTCGGGCCTGCTGCTGCACGAGGGCACCACCGACGCGTCGCTCACCGCCACCGCGCCGGAGACGGAGGCGTGGGCCCTCTACGTGGAGCCCACCGCGGTGGACGGGGGGCCGGTGCGGCTGTCTCCGGGATTCGGCTTCACGGTGGGCACCGCCGCGAAGCTCTCGTGGGACGGCGGTGGCTGGTGCCTGGACGTGGGCGGGCAGGGTGTCTCGCCCGTGGGCCCGGGCACCTCCAGCCCGGCCTCGCTGCTGCTGGTGGTGACGGGAGGCCGGCTGCTGTTCTGGACGGACGGCGGTCTGGTGTTCTCCGTGGCGGCGGGCGTGCGCGGAGGCGCGGCGCTCACCTCGGGCACCGGAGAGCTCGGCCTGCGCAACCTGGCGTGGATGGAGGGCCCGGTGATTCAAGCGCGCCTGCAGGACTCCACCGGAGCGGACCGGCAGCTCCAGGCGCTCGGGGGGGACACGTACCTCGTCAACCAGCTCATCGAGGACGCGCTGGGGCGCACCATCGTGAAGACGAAGTCCGTGCCCGGTGACTTCGGCTCGGGCGCGGCGCTGGCTCCGCTCCTCTATCGCACGGGGCTGGTGGACCTGCCGGCCTTCCAGGCCTCGCTCGCGGGCAACGGCGTCATGGCTGGCGACGCGACGGACTACTGGAATGGCGAGGCGGGGCGCTCCGCGGACGGAGGCTACCCGTACTCACGGCGCCTGCTGGAGGCCTCCCCGTTGGGGCGCACCGTGGAGGTAGGCCTGCCCGGTGCCGCATGGGCCATCGTCGACCCGTACACCACGCCCGCGGACTCACGGCCCACGTCGAAGGTGCGCTACGCGCCGGACGCGGCGGTGCTGCCGGGGCTGGACCTGCCGGCCACCGACTTCCGCGTCACCACGTTCACCTCGCCCGTGGGCGAGCGGCGCCTGAAGGTGCGTGACGCGAAGGACGCCGCGCTCGCCGTGCTCGTGCCGCTGCCGGACGACTCCACGTATGTCTCCGCCATGGACCTGGGCATGCAGCCCACGGGCACGCGTACGCGCGTCATCCTCCCCGACGGCTGGCGCAACGGCACGGACGCGGCCATCGTCCGCGACTACGACTGCCTGGGCCGGCTGCTGCGCGAGTCCACTCCCGACGCAGGGGAGACGCGCTACGTCCATGACCGGGGCGGGCGCGCGCGCTTCGCCCAGACCGCGGCGGACGCCGCCGAGGGCCGCATCAGCTGGACGACCTACGATGCGATGAGCCGGATGACGGCGCGCGGCCACGTGACGGCCGAATGGAACGAGCCCCAGCTGCTCGAGCGGGCGGAGCTTCCGGGCTGGCCGCTGACGGATCCGGGCGCGGGCGCGGTGACGACGGGCGTGTGGCGCTACGACGGCGACGGCTGGGACGCGCTGGCGCTGGGACAGCTGGTGGGCTCCCGCTCCCAGGACACGGGCGCGCCCGCGACGGTGGACTCCACGTACCGCTGGACGGCGCTGGGACAGCCCGAGGCCCGCACCCTGCGCGTGACGTGGGACGACGGCGAGGAGGCCACGCCGCTGGAGGTGACGTTCGGCTACGACAACACCAACGCGCTGGTGCGGCTGGGCCTGCCGCGTGAGCTGTTCCCCCAGCCCGGGCCGCTGCGGTACGGCCGCGACGTCCAGGGCAACGTCACCTCCATCCAGGACGAGGCGGGCACGGAGCTGGCCTCGTTTGGATGGGATTCGATGGCGCGGGTCCGGGCGGGCCGCTCCGGCCCCGTGAGCTGGGAGATGGCCTACGACTCGCCGGGCCACCTGCTGCAATCCGCCGCCTCCGCCGGGACCATCGCCACGCAGGCGTACACCTTCACGCCCGACAGCAACGTGCGCGGCACCAGCGCGGTGCTCGGCACGCACCGGGAGCAGCTCGCGTATGGCTATGACGGGCTGGGCCGCATCACCACCTCCGAGACGGTGGAGGGCACCGACGCCCCCGAGCGCTTCCAGTACGCGGAGGACCTCAACGGCAACATCCACGAACTCTCCGGCGCGAGGCTGTCGTACGTGCCGGGCCGCAACCAACTGGACACGGTCGCGTGGCCGGACGGCAGCGAGACGGCGTTCACCTGGCGGGCCGACGGCACGGTGTCGTCGCGCCGCACCCGGGGCACCGGACCGGTGGACCTGGACTTCACCTACGCGCCCGGCATGGCGCTGCCACGCGGTATCCAGATCCGCCCCGGCGCCAGCGACGCGAGCACCGTCGAGTACGCCTACGACGCCGACGGCGTCCGCGTGGCCACCCGCGTGCGCGGCCCCGGTGGCGAGGAGCGCGAGGTGCGCTTCCCGGGTGAGAACCAGCCGCTGTTCGTGACGGGCGGGAAGAGCGGCACCGTGCTGTACGTGCCGGGCCCCACGGGCTGCCCGCTGGTGTACCGCGACGGCGTCCGCTACCACGCCTCGAGCGACCGGCTGCGCTCCACGCGCGCGCTGTTCGACGCAGAGGGCACGTTGGTGGAGGGCTTCGGCTACACCGCCTTCGGCGCGGCGCGGGAGTCGACGGGCGCGGCGCCGTGGATGCGCCTGCGCTTCTCCGGCGCCGAGTACGACACGGAGACGGGCCTCTACAACCTCAACGCCCGCCTCATGGATCCGGTGCTGGGCCGCTTCTACGCACCGGACCCGGCCGACGAGTTCCCCAGCCCGTACACCTACGCGGGCAACCACCCGACCACGCGGGTGGACCGCACGGGCGCCATCTCGGACGGCGTCCGCACGATGGTCGTCGTGTTCTCTGGCGCCGTCTCCGCCGCGGGGACCGTGGCGGGGCTGGTCCTGGATGTGACGACGATGGGGCGGACGGCGGGGCTGTCCGCGCTCGCGAGCATGGTCTCCGCGGCCGGCTGGAGCGGCATGACCTACGCCCTGACCGCTGACGACTTCAGCTGGGGGGAGTTCACCGGCACGGTGATCGTGGGCGGAGTGAGCGGCTTCATCCGCGGGGGCATCTCCGGCGGCATCCAGGGACGCGCCAGGGCGGGCCGCGAGGAGAAGGTGCGGGGCTTCCCGCAGCAGGCCGCCAAACTGGCCGAGGACGCGGCAATGCCAGACGCCTCGCGCGCGACGAAGGCGAAGAAGTGGATGTCCGAGGCCACCTACTGGGATCAGCTGCAGAAGAAGCTCAACCCCGCCGAGGACGCGTGGCAGCAGTTCATGGTGGCCCTGCCGCACAGCGCGCTGGGCAACACCATCGGCTACACCGTCGCCGGACTGGTTTCCATCCCGCTGACCAACCTGGTGACGCTCGTCGTCTACGGCGAGAACGAGTTCGGGGCGGGTTGGAAGGACGCCCTCAACGTCATCCTGGACGGAGCCTGGGGGCTGACCGTGGGCGTGGGCGGGACGTCGTTCGGCTACGCCGCGAACCGCTACCAGCTCAAGGAGCGGGTGACTCGCAAGCTCGAATCCGCGGCCAGAGGGATTCAGGGCGGACTGACCGGCCCGAGCGTGATGGGCAGCTCGGGCAGCAGGGACTTCGGTCCGTCCGGCCAGCTCATCGTCGGCATGTTTGGAGTTTCCTGA